A single Danio rerio strain Tuebingen ecotype United States chromosome 17, GRCz12tu, whole genome shotgun sequence DNA region contains:
- the LOC137488032 gene encoding uncharacterized protein isoform X2, whose product MASKQRNMAFVDDELHSETPFTVHVESQIIDMNMDVEVSNYTCGDQGGMNASPEPTEDNNSTEVGYNPTDSEELCDTIPSVPASETELDMVDPEGVPGPSSSEQEPVCTASLEVDISDARNPTEIPEVTKIGKFFSFFGKLFGFTAQPETDPELLSVSEESDYESASEMDEVDMEQSCVPEPETELDLVDPEGVPVPRSSEQEPVFRETLYVDLIKPHTSINLKRSVSVSTLLKEPAEPSTEEVESSSGIDQDGINASPEIPQVDRPTEPEMWKTSADFPMIYMFSAQHQTDPDVAEMISVSEESDYESASETDEVDMEQSCVPEPETELDLVDPEGVPVPRSSEQEPVFRETLYVDLIKPHTSFNLKRSVLVSTLLKEPAEPSTEEVESSSGIDQDGISASPEIPQVYRPTEVPEMWKATADLPMIYGFSAQHQTDPEVAEMSVSEANDYESASLMDEVDVEQTSVSDAEAELDLVDPEGVPGPSSSKQEPVFREALYVDLIKPQTSFNVKRSVLVSKLIKEPAEPSTEDVKSSRGIDQDGMNGSPKIPQVDRPSGFPKVKLIRKISQTPLSDPTVETDEVDTEQTSVSDAEAELDLVDPEGVPVPSSSEQEPVFREALYVDLIKPHPSFNLKRSVLVSKLIKEPAEPSTEDVKSSRGIDQDGISASPKIPQVDRPTGFPKVKIIKKVGAFIRKRFGFSVHPKAEPAVAMDEVDTEQTSVSDPEAELDLVDPEGVPGPSSSEKEPVYRETLHVIDLIKPHTSFNLKRSVLVSKPLKEPAEPSTEDVKNSRGIDQDGLNGSSETTQVDRPSGFPKAKLFRKINAFIRKRFRFSIQPKSDPTIAMDEIDTEQTSVSDPEMELDLVDPEGVPGPSSSEQEPVPRERMDVNITDAMNPTESTKVRMISKVRAFSRKLHDISAKLKTEPNSPQPLSVPDATGSLNTSVIDEEAVDHSPETPEDHSPTGLTKEWMMNQLSEFYYKLTSPRNDLGQPGPSSLPPRNLLNEVFDFQKLAELLKIEATVNKCKLPLSPFTEVWRNVYIGDEETARNRRKLMELGVTHILNAAAPKMTWEGKPKKKGLKGKILTGPEYYEGMDIKYCGLPTTYDQMRIVKYFWPAGKFIAKALRKPDNVLFIHCKHGVSHAPTLFVAYLMMYYKLPLEEAIGYVTRARRIRPFSSFLLQLLLLEPTKKTRKRRVIRKQKGIVIYN is encoded by the exons ATGGCGAGCAAACAGAGAAATATGGCTTTCGTCGACGACGAATTACATTCAGAAACTCCATTCACAGTTCATGTTGAATCGCAAATTATAGATATGAACATGGATGTTGAAGTTTCCAACTACACTTGTGGGGATCAGGGTGGCATGAATGCCTCTCCTGAACCCACAGAAGACAACAACTCAACAG agGTTGGATATAATCCAACTGATTCGGAGGAATTGTGTGACACGATTCCAAGTGTTCCTGCATCAGAAACTGAATTGGATATGGTTGATCCAGAAGGTGTCCCAGGTCCAAGCAGTTCTGAACAGGAGCCTGTGTGTACAGCAAGTCTGGAGGTCGACATCAGTGATGCCAGGAACCCAACAG aaaTTCCAGAAGTGACGAAAATTGGCAAATTCTTCTCCTTCTTTGGAAAGCTTTTTGGGTTCACGGCACAGCCTGAGACAGATCCTGAATTGCTGAGTGTTTCAGAGGAAAGTGATTATGAATCAGCTTCTGAAATGGATGAGGTTGACATGGAGCAGTCATGTGTTCCCGAGCCAGAAACTGAATTGGATCTGGTTGATCCTGAAGGTGTCCCAGTTCCAAGGAGTTCTGAACAGGAACCTGTGTTTAGAGAAACTCTATATGTCGACCTCATCAAACCTCACACTTCCATCAACTTGAAGAGGTCTGTGTCGGTTTCTACACTTCTGAAGGAACCAGCAGAGCCTTCAACAGAAGAAGTGGAGAGCAGCAGTGGGATTGACCAGGATGGCATCAATGCTTCTCCTGAAATCCCCCAGGTGGACAGACCAACAG AACCTGAAATGTGGAAGACATCTGCAGACTTCCCAATGATTTATATGTTCTCAGCACAGCATCAGACAGATCCAGATGTTGCTGAGATGATAAGTGTTTCAGAGGAAAGTGATTATGAATCAGCTTCTGAAACGGATGAGGTCGACATGGAGCAATCATGTGTTCCTGAGCCAGAAACTGAATTGGATCTGGTTGATCCTGAAGGTGTCCCAGTTCCAAGAAGTTCTGAACAGGAACCAGTGTTTAGAGAAACTCTATATGTCGACCTCATCAAACCTCACACTTCCTTCAACTTGAAGAGGTCTGTGTTGGTTTCTACACTTCTGAAGGAACCAGCAGAGCCTTCAACAGAAGAAGTGGAGAGCAGCAGTGGGATTGACCAGGATGGCATCAGTGCTTCTCCTGAAATCCCCCAGGTGTACAGACCAACAG AAGTACCTGAAATGTGGAAGGCAACAGCAGACCTCCCAATGATTTATGGGTTCTCAGCACAGCATCAGACAGATCCAGAAGTTGCTGAGATGAGTGTTTCAGAAGCAAACGATTATGAATCAGCTTCTTTAATGGATGAGGTGGACGTGGAGCAAACAAGTGTTTCTGACGCAGAGGCTGAATTGGATCTGGTTGATCCAGAAGGTGTCCCAGGTCCAAGCAGCTCTAAACAGGAACCTGTATTTAGAGAAGCTTTATATGTTGACCTCATCAAACCTCAAACTTCCTTCAACGTAAAGAGGTCTGTGTTGGTTTCTAAACTTATAAAAGAACCAGCAGAGCCTTCAACAGAGGACGTGAAGAGCAGCAGAGGGATTGACCAGGATGGCATGAATGGTTCTCCTAAAATCCCACAGGTGGACAGACCATCAG GCTTTCCCAAAGTGAAGCTCATCAGGAAAATCAGTCAGACACCGCTGTCAGACCCCACTGTTGAAACGGATGAGGTCGACACAGAGCAAACAAGTGTTTCTGACGCAGAGGCTGAATTGGATCTGGTTGATCCAGAAGGTGTCCCAGTTCCTAGCAGCTCTGAACAGGAACCTGTATTTAGAGAAGCTTTATATGTCGACCTCATCAAACCTCACCCTTCCTTCAACTTGAAGAGGTCTGTGTTGGTTTCTAAACTTATAAAAGAACCAGCAGAGCCTTCAACAGAGGACGTGAAGAGCAGCAGAGGGATTGACCAGGATGGCATCAGTGCTTCTCCTAAAATCCCCCAGGTGGACAGACCAACAG GCTTTCCAAAAGTAAAAATCATCAAGAAAGTTGGTGCATTCATCCGAAAGCGTTTTGGGTTCTCAGTACATCCTAAGGCAGAGCCTGCTGTTGCAATGGATGAAGTCGACACAGAGCAAACAAGTGTTTCTGACCCAGAGGCTGAATTAGATCTGGTTGATCCAGAAGGTGTCCCCGGTCCAAGCAGCTCTGAAAAGGAACCTGTGTATAGAGAAACTCTACATGTCATCGACCTCATCAAACCTCACACTTCCTTCAACTTGAAGAGGTCTGTGTTGGTTTCTAAACCTCTGAAAGAACCAGCAGAGCCTTCAACAGAGGACGTGAAGAACAGCAGAGGGATTGACCAGGATGGCTTGAATGGTTCTTCTGAAACCACTCAGGTGGACCGACCATCAG GCTTTCCCAAAGCGAAGCTCTTCAGGAAAATTAATGCATTCATCCGAAAGCGTTTTAGGTTCTCAATACAGCCTAAGTCAGACCCCACTATTGCAATGGATGAGATCGACACAGAGCAAACAAGTGTTTCTGACCCAGAAATGGAATTGGATCTGGTTGATCCAGAAGGTGTCCCAGGTCCAAGCAGTTCTGAACAGGAACCTGTGCCAAGAGAAAGAATGGATGTCAACATCACTGATGCCATGAACCCAACAG AAAGTACCAAAGTGAGGATGATTAGCAAAGTCCGTGCATTCTCCAGAAAGCTTCATGACATCTCAGCAAAGCTAAAGACCGAACCTAATTCACCACAGCCGCTGAGTGTCCCAGATGCAACAGGGTCTTTGAACACCAGTGTGATCGATGAGGAGGCTGTGGATCATTCTCCTGAAACCCCTGAAGATCACAGCCCAACAG GACTCACCAAAGAGTGGATGATGAATCAACTTTCTGAATTCTACTACAAGCTTACAAGTCCTAGAAATGATCTTGGACAGCCGGGTCCAAGCAGTTTGCCTCCTCGAAATCTGCTGAATGAAGTTTTCGACTTTCAAAAGCTTGCAGAGTTATTGAAAATAGAAGCCACCGTGAACAAATGTAAACTGCCCCTGTCACCATTTACGGAGGTCTGGCGCAACGTCTACATTGGAGATGA AGAGACAGCAAGAAATCGACGCAAACTGATGGAATTGGGAGTCACCCATATCCTAAATGCAGCAGCGCCGAAGATGACCTGGGAGGGAAAACCAAAGAAGAAAGGACTAAAAGGAAAGATCCTTACAGGACCGGAATATTATGAAGGCATGGACATCAAATATTGTGGCTTGCCTACAACATACGACCAAATGCGAATCGTCAAATACTTCTGGCCTGCTGGAAAGTTCATCGCAAAGGCCTTGAGAAAGCCAGACA ATGTCCTGTTTATTCATTGCAAGCATGGTGTCAGTCACGCGCCAACACTGTTTGTAGCATATCTGATGATGTACTACAAACTACCTCTGGAGGAAGCCATTGGTTATGTGACCAGGGCGAGGCGCATCAGGCCCTTCTCATCCTTTCTGCTCCAGTTGTTGTTACTCGAACCTACGAAAAAGACAAGGAAAAGGAGAGTAATCAGAAAGCAAAAAGGCATTGTAATATACaactaa
- the LOC137488032 gene encoding uncharacterized protein isoform X5, producing MASKQRNMAFVDDELHSETPFTVHVESQIIDMNMDVEVSNYTCGDQGGMNASPEPTEDNNSTEVGYNPTDSEELCDTIPSVPASETELDMVDPEGVPGPSSSEQEPVCTASLEVDISDARNPTEIPEVTKIGKFFSFFGKLFGFTAQPETDPELLSVSEESDYESASEMDEVDMEQSCVPEPETELDLVDPEGVPVPRSSEQEPVFRETLYVDLIKPHTSINLKRSVSVSTLLKEPAEPSTEEVESSSGIDQDGINASPEIPQVDRPTEVPEMWKATADLPMIYGFSAQHQTDPEVAEMSVSEANDYESASLMDEVDVEQTSVSDAEAELDLVDPEGVPGPSSSKQEPVFREALYVDLIKPQTSFNVKRSVLVSKLIKEPAEPSTEDVKSSRGIDQDGMNGSPKIPQVDRPSGFPKVKLIRKISQTPLSDPTVETDEVDTEQTSVSDAEAELDLVDPEGVPVPSSSEQEPVFREALYVDLIKPHPSFNLKRSVLVSKLIKEPAEPSTEDVKSSRGIDQDGISASPKIPQVDRPTGFPKVKIIKKVGAFIRKRFGFSVHPKAEPAVAMDEVDTEQTSVSDPEAELDLVDPEGVPGPSSSEKEPVYRETLHVIDLIKPHTSFNLKRSVLVSKPLKEPAEPSTEDVKNSRGIDQDGLNGSSETTQVDRPSGFPKAKLFRKINAFIRKRFRFSIQPKSDPTIAMDEIDTEQTSVSDPEMELDLVDPEGVPGPSSSEQEPVPRERMDVNITDAMNPTESTKVRMISKVRAFSRKLHDISAKLKTEPNSPQPLSVPDATGSLNTSVIDEEAVDHSPETPEDHSPTGLTKEWMMNQLSEFYYKLTSPRNDLGQPGPSSLPPRNLLNEVFDFQKLAELLKIEATVNKCKLPLSPFTEVWRNVYIGDEETARNRRKLMELGVTHILNAAAPKMTWEGKPKKKGLKGKILTGPEYYEGMDIKYCGLPTTYDQMRIVKYFWPAGKFIAKALRKPDNVLFIHCKHGVSHAPTLFVAYLMMYYKLPLEEAIGYVTRARRIRPFSSFLLQLLLLEPTKKTRKRRVIRKQKGIVIYN from the exons ATGGCGAGCAAACAGAGAAATATGGCTTTCGTCGACGACGAATTACATTCAGAAACTCCATTCACAGTTCATGTTGAATCGCAAATTATAGATATGAACATGGATGTTGAAGTTTCCAACTACACTTGTGGGGATCAGGGTGGCATGAATGCCTCTCCTGAACCCACAGAAGACAACAACTCAACAG agGTTGGATATAATCCAACTGATTCGGAGGAATTGTGTGACACGATTCCAAGTGTTCCTGCATCAGAAACTGAATTGGATATGGTTGATCCAGAAGGTGTCCCAGGTCCAAGCAGTTCTGAACAGGAGCCTGTGTGTACAGCAAGTCTGGAGGTCGACATCAGTGATGCCAGGAACCCAACAG aaaTTCCAGAAGTGACGAAAATTGGCAAATTCTTCTCCTTCTTTGGAAAGCTTTTTGGGTTCACGGCACAGCCTGAGACAGATCCTGAATTGCTGAGTGTTTCAGAGGAAAGTGATTATGAATCAGCTTCTGAAATGGATGAGGTTGACATGGAGCAGTCATGTGTTCCCGAGCCAGAAACTGAATTGGATCTGGTTGATCCTGAAGGTGTCCCAGTTCCAAGGAGTTCTGAACAGGAACCTGTGTTTAGAGAAACTCTATATGTCGACCTCATCAAACCTCACACTTCCATCAACTTGAAGAGGTCTGTGTCGGTTTCTACACTTCTGAAGGAACCAGCAGAGCCTTCAACAGAAGAAGTGGAGAGCAGCAGTGGGATTGACCAGGATGGCATCAATGCTTCTCCTGAAATCCCCCAGGTGGACAGACCAACAG AAGTACCTGAAATGTGGAAGGCAACAGCAGACCTCCCAATGATTTATGGGTTCTCAGCACAGCATCAGACAGATCCAGAAGTTGCTGAGATGAGTGTTTCAGAAGCAAACGATTATGAATCAGCTTCTTTAATGGATGAGGTGGACGTGGAGCAAACAAGTGTTTCTGACGCAGAGGCTGAATTGGATCTGGTTGATCCAGAAGGTGTCCCAGGTCCAAGCAGCTCTAAACAGGAACCTGTATTTAGAGAAGCTTTATATGTTGACCTCATCAAACCTCAAACTTCCTTCAACGTAAAGAGGTCTGTGTTGGTTTCTAAACTTATAAAAGAACCAGCAGAGCCTTCAACAGAGGACGTGAAGAGCAGCAGAGGGATTGACCAGGATGGCATGAATGGTTCTCCTAAAATCCCACAGGTGGACAGACCATCAG GCTTTCCCAAAGTGAAGCTCATCAGGAAAATCAGTCAGACACCGCTGTCAGACCCCACTGTTGAAACGGATGAGGTCGACACAGAGCAAACAAGTGTTTCTGACGCAGAGGCTGAATTGGATCTGGTTGATCCAGAAGGTGTCCCAGTTCCTAGCAGCTCTGAACAGGAACCTGTATTTAGAGAAGCTTTATATGTCGACCTCATCAAACCTCACCCTTCCTTCAACTTGAAGAGGTCTGTGTTGGTTTCTAAACTTATAAAAGAACCAGCAGAGCCTTCAACAGAGGACGTGAAGAGCAGCAGAGGGATTGACCAGGATGGCATCAGTGCTTCTCCTAAAATCCCCCAGGTGGACAGACCAACAG GCTTTCCAAAAGTAAAAATCATCAAGAAAGTTGGTGCATTCATCCGAAAGCGTTTTGGGTTCTCAGTACATCCTAAGGCAGAGCCTGCTGTTGCAATGGATGAAGTCGACACAGAGCAAACAAGTGTTTCTGACCCAGAGGCTGAATTAGATCTGGTTGATCCAGAAGGTGTCCCCGGTCCAAGCAGCTCTGAAAAGGAACCTGTGTATAGAGAAACTCTACATGTCATCGACCTCATCAAACCTCACACTTCCTTCAACTTGAAGAGGTCTGTGTTGGTTTCTAAACCTCTGAAAGAACCAGCAGAGCCTTCAACAGAGGACGTGAAGAACAGCAGAGGGATTGACCAGGATGGCTTGAATGGTTCTTCTGAAACCACTCAGGTGGACCGACCATCAG GCTTTCCCAAAGCGAAGCTCTTCAGGAAAATTAATGCATTCATCCGAAAGCGTTTTAGGTTCTCAATACAGCCTAAGTCAGACCCCACTATTGCAATGGATGAGATCGACACAGAGCAAACAAGTGTTTCTGACCCAGAAATGGAATTGGATCTGGTTGATCCAGAAGGTGTCCCAGGTCCAAGCAGTTCTGAACAGGAACCTGTGCCAAGAGAAAGAATGGATGTCAACATCACTGATGCCATGAACCCAACAG AAAGTACCAAAGTGAGGATGATTAGCAAAGTCCGTGCATTCTCCAGAAAGCTTCATGACATCTCAGCAAAGCTAAAGACCGAACCTAATTCACCACAGCCGCTGAGTGTCCCAGATGCAACAGGGTCTTTGAACACCAGTGTGATCGATGAGGAGGCTGTGGATCATTCTCCTGAAACCCCTGAAGATCACAGCCCAACAG GACTCACCAAAGAGTGGATGATGAATCAACTTTCTGAATTCTACTACAAGCTTACAAGTCCTAGAAATGATCTTGGACAGCCGGGTCCAAGCAGTTTGCCTCCTCGAAATCTGCTGAATGAAGTTTTCGACTTTCAAAAGCTTGCAGAGTTATTGAAAATAGAAGCCACCGTGAACAAATGTAAACTGCCCCTGTCACCATTTACGGAGGTCTGGCGCAACGTCTACATTGGAGATGA AGAGACAGCAAGAAATCGACGCAAACTGATGGAATTGGGAGTCACCCATATCCTAAATGCAGCAGCGCCGAAGATGACCTGGGAGGGAAAACCAAAGAAGAAAGGACTAAAAGGAAAGATCCTTACAGGACCGGAATATTATGAAGGCATGGACATCAAATATTGTGGCTTGCCTACAACATACGACCAAATGCGAATCGTCAAATACTTCTGGCCTGCTGGAAAGTTCATCGCAAAGGCCTTGAGAAAGCCAGACA ATGTCCTGTTTATTCATTGCAAGCATGGTGTCAGTCACGCGCCAACACTGTTTGTAGCATATCTGATGATGTACTACAAACTACCTCTGGAGGAAGCCATTGGTTATGTGACCAGGGCGAGGCGCATCAGGCCCTTCTCATCCTTTCTGCTCCAGTTGTTGTTACTCGAACCTACGAAAAAGACAAGGAAAAGGAGAGTAATCAGAAAGCAAAAAGGCATTGTAATATACaactaa